A genomic window from Exiguobacterium acetylicum DSM 20416 includes:
- a CDS encoding 16S rRNA (uracil(1498)-N(3))-methyltransferase, with amino-acid sequence MQRYFVEPSMRQGDVFHLPKDDAHHMKNVMRMEVGGEILVLDGTGLYRCRLEALDKQVASARIEETLPIETELPIRVTIAHGLPKGDKIELVAQKATELGIHHLRIFEADRSVSKWDQKKVPKKIERLEKIVKEAAEQSYRAHLPTVDFVAYDEVLQDASNYTACLVAYEESAKQGEASVLATTLAGLQEGDSLLVVIGPEGGFAEAEIARLTEAGFKKAALGRRILRTETAPFYVLSAVSYHFELKG; translated from the coding sequence ATGCAACGGTATTTCGTCGAGCCCTCGATGCGTCAGGGAGATGTGTTTCATCTCCCGAAAGACGACGCACACCATATGAAAAACGTCATGCGGATGGAAGTCGGCGGAGAGATTCTCGTACTCGACGGGACAGGTCTTTACCGGTGCCGCCTGGAAGCACTCGATAAACAAGTGGCTTCTGCCCGGATCGAAGAGACGCTACCGATTGAGACGGAGTTACCGATTCGTGTGACGATCGCCCATGGATTGCCAAAAGGCGATAAAATCGAACTCGTTGCCCAAAAAGCAACGGAACTCGGGATCCATCATCTACGGATTTTCGAAGCCGACCGTTCCGTCTCGAAATGGGATCAAAAGAAGGTTCCGAAAAAGATTGAACGACTCGAAAAAATCGTCAAGGAAGCAGCGGAACAATCGTACCGTGCCCACTTGCCGACAGTCGACTTCGTGGCGTATGATGAAGTCTTACAGGATGCATCGAACTACACGGCTTGTCTGGTTGCCTATGAAGAATCAGCGAAACAAGGGGAGGCCTCCGTCCTCGCTACGACGCTTGCTGGGCTGCAAGAGGGCGATTCCCTTCTTGTCGTCATCGGACCTGAAGGTGGGTTCGCTGAAGCAGAAATCGCACGTTTGACGGAGGCCGGTTTTAAAAAAGCCGCTCTAGGGCGTCGCATCTTACGGACGGAAACGGCACCATTTTATGTCCTTTCCGCCGTCTCGTATCATTTTGAATTGAAAGGGTGA
- the mtaB gene encoding tRNA (N(6)-L-threonylcarbamoyladenosine(37)-C(2))-methylthiotransferase MtaB — protein sequence MATVAFQTLGCKVNHYETEAVWQLFKDAGYARVDFADHADVYVVNTCTVTNTGDKKSRQVIRRAIRQNPDSVICVTGCYAQTSPAEIMAIPGVDVVVGTQDRHKMIGYIEQFQEERMPINAVGNIMKAKVYEELDVPAFTDRTRASLKIQEGCNNFCTFCIIPWARGLMRSRQPEDVLKQAQQLVDAGYKEIVLTGIHTGGYGEDLKDYNLAKLLKALESVNGLERLRISSIEASQITDEVLDVLKDSPIVVRHLHVPIQSASDTVLRRMRRKYTMAEFGERITRLKEVLPDCAITSDVIVGFPGETEEEFMETFNFINDHKFSELHVFPYSKRTGTPAAMMEDQVEESIKEERVARLIALSDQLAKEYASKYEGELLEIIPEEFSEEAGGRLVGYTDNYLRVAIEGDESMIGQLVRVKITKAGYPMNHGQFVRIMQTLKDAAV from the coding sequence ATGGCAACTGTTGCCTTTCAAACGCTTGGCTGTAAAGTCAACCATTACGAAACAGAAGCTGTCTGGCAACTGTTTAAGGACGCTGGCTACGCACGCGTTGATTTTGCTGATCATGCGGACGTGTATGTCGTCAATACATGTACGGTCACGAATACCGGAGATAAGAAAAGTCGCCAAGTCATCCGACGGGCGATTCGCCAAAATCCGGATAGTGTCATCTGCGTAACGGGCTGTTATGCCCAAACGTCTCCTGCTGAGATCATGGCGATTCCTGGCGTCGATGTCGTCGTCGGAACGCAAGATCGGCATAAAATGATTGGATACATCGAACAATTCCAAGAAGAGCGCATGCCAATCAATGCGGTCGGAAACATCATGAAAGCAAAAGTCTATGAAGAACTAGATGTACCGGCCTTTACGGACCGGACACGGGCTTCGCTGAAAATTCAGGAAGGTTGTAATAACTTCTGTACGTTCTGTATCATCCCATGGGCGCGTGGTCTCATGCGGTCTCGTCAACCAGAAGATGTCTTGAAGCAAGCACAACAGCTCGTTGATGCGGGTTACAAAGAAATCGTCTTGACGGGAATCCATACAGGTGGATACGGAGAAGACTTGAAAGACTACAACTTAGCAAAATTACTTAAAGCACTCGAATCTGTCAATGGACTTGAACGCTTACGCATTTCGTCGATTGAAGCGAGTCAAATCACGGACGAGGTACTTGATGTCCTGAAGGATTCGCCGATCGTCGTTCGTCACTTGCACGTTCCGATCCAGTCGGCATCGGATACGGTCCTTCGCCGGATGCGCCGGAAGTATACGATGGCAGAATTCGGAGAACGGATCACGCGTCTGAAGGAAGTCCTTCCTGACTGTGCGATCACATCGGATGTCATCGTTGGTTTCCCAGGTGAGACGGAAGAAGAGTTCATGGAAACGTTCAACTTCATCAATGACCATAAGTTCAGTGAGTTGCATGTCTTCCCGTACTCGAAACGGACAGGAACACCAGCTGCGATGATGGAGGATCAAGTCGAGGAATCGATCAAAGAAGAACGCGTCGCGCGTTTGATCGCTTTATCGGATCAACTCGCGAAGGAATATGCTTCGAAATACGAAGGAGAACTGCTTGAGATCATTCCGGAAGAATTCTCGGAGGAAGCAGGCGGTCGTCTCGTCGGTTATACGGATAACTATTTGCGTGTCGCAATCGAAGGCGATGAGTCAATGATCGGTCAACTCGTTCGTGTCAAAATCACGAAAGCCGGTTATCCGATGAATCACGGTCAATTCGTTCGAATCATGCAGACATTAAAAGACGCTGCGGTCTAA
- the prmA gene encoding 50S ribosomal protein L11 methyltransferase: MKWSEICVHTTQEAIEAVSNILHEAGASGVVIEDVEDFEMMSHREDNFGEIWDETKRDEYPTQGVLVKAYLAESSDLTDTIKGIEHDIQQLTNFGLSIGTGAVTLTQVDEEDWAHSWKQFYKPVKISRHLTVVPMWEDYTPQPDEKIIELDPGMAFGTGTHPTTVLCIQAIENYLQEQDRVVDVGTGSGVLAIAAAKLGAKDVFALDLDEVAVKSATENVALNEVSEQITVRQGDLMKELSEPVELIVANILAEVILLFVKDAYTLTLPGGHFIASGIISQKKDMVVQAMQEAGFTIVETTKLEDWVAIIAKREA; the protein is encoded by the coding sequence ATGAAATGGTCAGAGATCTGTGTCCATACGACACAAGAAGCCATCGAAGCAGTTTCAAACATCTTACATGAAGCGGGAGCAAGCGGAGTCGTCATCGAGGACGTCGAAGATTTCGAGATGATGTCCCACCGCGAAGATAACTTCGGTGAAATTTGGGATGAGACGAAACGAGACGAGTATCCGACACAAGGTGTACTCGTGAAGGCGTATCTTGCAGAAAGCAGCGATTTGACGGACACGATCAAAGGCATCGAACATGATATCCAGCAGTTGACGAACTTCGGTTTGTCGATTGGCACGGGTGCTGTCACGCTGACTCAAGTAGATGAAGAAGATTGGGCTCATTCATGGAAACAATTCTATAAGCCGGTCAAAATTAGTCGCCATCTGACCGTCGTCCCAATGTGGGAAGATTATACACCACAACCGGATGAAAAAATCATCGAGCTCGATCCAGGTATGGCATTCGGAACGGGAACACACCCGACGACGGTCCTCTGTATTCAAGCGATTGAGAACTACTTGCAAGAGCAAGACCGTGTCGTCGATGTCGGAACGGGATCCGGTGTCCTAGCGATTGCAGCTGCGAAGCTTGGGGCAAAGGATGTCTTTGCACTCGATTTAGACGAAGTCGCTGTCAAATCAGCGACGGAAAACGTCGCTTTGAACGAAGTCAGTGAGCAGATCACGGTCCGTCAAGGCGACTTGATGAAGGAATTGAGTGAGCCGGTCGAGTTGATCGTCGCGAACATCTTAGCGGAAGTCATCCTTCTCTTCGTCAAGGATGCTTATACATTGACGTTACCAGGCGGTCATTTCATCGCTTCCGGTATCATCAGTCAGAAGAAGGATATGGTCGTACAAGCGATGCAAGAAGCAGGTTTCACAATCGTCGAGACGACGAAGCTTGAGGACTGGGTCGCGATCATCGCGAAACGGGAGGCGTAA
- the rluF gene encoding 23S rRNA pseudouridine(2604) synthase RluF, with translation MRINKFISETGFCSRRAADKLVDAGRVTINGLTAELGSQAEETDVVEIDGQPLQTKPKPVYIVLNKPVGITCTTELDIEGNIIDFVNHPKRIFPIGRLDKDSDGLILLTNDGDVVNRILRAENNHDKEYIVTVDAPITDTFIQGMASGVDILGTTTKECIVEPLETRTFRIILTQGLNRQIRRMCKEFGYRVKRLQRVRIMNIELGDLPIGSWRDLTEAELRELFTTLDGQ, from the coding sequence ATGCGAATCAACAAATTCATTAGTGAAACGGGCTTTTGCTCAAGGCGTGCTGCCGATAAATTAGTCGACGCAGGTCGTGTGACAATCAACGGTCTGACGGCAGAACTCGGCTCGCAAGCTGAAGAGACGGACGTCGTCGAAATCGACGGTCAACCACTCCAAACGAAACCAAAACCTGTCTACATCGTCTTAAATAAACCAGTCGGCATCACATGTACGACGGAGCTTGATATCGAAGGAAACATCATCGATTTCGTCAACCATCCGAAGCGGATTTTCCCGATTGGTCGTCTCGATAAGGATTCAGACGGTTTGATTCTGTTGACGAATGACGGTGATGTTGTCAACCGGATCTTACGAGCGGAAAACAATCACGACAAGGAATATATCGTGACCGTCGACGCACCGATTACGGATACGTTCATTCAAGGCATGGCGAGTGGAGTCGACATTCTCGGTACGACGACGAAAGAATGTATCGTTGAGCCGCTCGAGACACGGACGTTCCGGATCATTTTGACACAAGGGTTAAATCGTCAGATTCGCCGTATGTGTAAAGAGTTCGGCTATCGGGTCAAACGCCTGCAACGCGTCCGAATTATGAACATCGAGCTCGGTGATTTACCGATCGGTTCTTGGCGTGATTTGACGGAAGCGGAATTACGCGAATTGTTTACGACGCTTGACGGGCAATAA
- the rarD gene encoding EamA family transporter RarD encodes MTVDKRGMSATFVAYVIGGLLPIYKVFATGIPAWTVVSIRILSAFIFVTLLLRLTKKFRFVRQLWQNKRQRYTVLAAGLVLGGNWSLYLYAIGEGYIVESSLGYYINPLVSVLFGLIFFKERLTRPQIIAILSAIIGVMILTLGYGQFPIIAFSLAVSFAFYGVLKKKAAAEPLSGLFLETLVTLPFALLTLGVTDSQPLAMPMSALVAIIMLGIATAVQLMLFGYGMPKIPFVYVGILQYIAPTLTLLLGIYLFNDVFTTIHFIAFLFIWIAVALFTISGLSAGKMRMKKVS; translated from the coding sequence ATGACCGTGGATAAACGGGGTATGAGTGCGACATTCGTCGCCTACGTAATTGGTGGACTATTACCGATCTACAAAGTATTTGCAACTGGTATTCCAGCATGGACGGTCGTTTCAATTCGGATATTGAGTGCGTTCATCTTCGTGACGTTATTACTGCGACTGACGAAGAAATTCCGATTCGTTCGTCAACTGTGGCAAAACAAACGCCAGCGCTATACCGTGCTTGCAGCAGGGCTTGTACTAGGTGGAAATTGGTCGCTCTATCTGTACGCCATCGGGGAAGGCTATATCGTTGAGTCGTCACTCGGGTATTACATCAATCCGCTCGTCAGCGTCTTGTTCGGTTTGATCTTTTTTAAGGAACGTCTGACGCGTCCGCAAATCATCGCCATCTTATCAGCGATCATCGGTGTGATGATTCTAACGCTCGGTTATGGTCAATTTCCGATCATCGCCTTCTCACTTGCCGTCTCGTTTGCTTTTTACGGTGTACTGAAGAAAAAGGCGGCAGCGGAACCATTATCCGGATTATTTCTAGAGACACTGGTCACGCTCCCGTTCGCTCTCTTGACGCTTGGTGTGACAGATAGTCAACCGCTTGCGATGCCAATGAGTGCGCTGGTTGCGATCATCATGCTCGGGATCGCAACAGCAGTCCAATTGATGTTATTCGGATACGGGATGCCGAAAATCCCGTTCGTCTACGTCGGGATTCTCCAATACATTGCTCCGACGTTGACGCTACTACTTGGAATTTATCTATTTAATGACGTCTTTACGACGATTCACTTCATCGCCTTCCTGTTCATTTG